Sequence from the Tripterygium wilfordii isolate XIE 37 chromosome 10, ASM1340144v1, whole genome shotgun sequence genome:
CTTTTTAATAATAACCTCCCACGTGCCCTGCATCTTGCtcactctcttctctctctctccctcctggGTATGCTTATTAGTTTTCCCTTTTTATCCCTCTTGTTTATTGTGCAGTGTTACGCAGCATGGTATGCCTCTTGCCCTGGTTTGAAAGTGCTATCCCCGTATTCATCTGAAGATGCCCGTGGACTGCTAAAAGCTGCAATAAGGGACCCAGATCCTGTTGTTTTTCTTGAAAATGAGTTATTGTAAGTAATTTATTGTTGGCTGGTTTTTTGTACTGAGCTATTTTATGTCTTTGCTGTTATTTTACGTTGACTTTTGTTTTGATTCAGGTATGGTGAGTCCTTCCCCGTTTCTGATGAGGTACTTGATTCCAGCTTTTGCATTCCGATAGGGAAAGCTAAGGTATGACTCTCTCCTaatgaattatttttgaaatatgttattgttttgacaCTTTGGTagttatgttgttttttttaaataccttGTTGTATGACAAGTTCTCTCGATTCCACCTCGAAATTGGCTCTTCTTTGACAGATTGAGAGGGAAGGAAAGGATGTGACAATTACAGCATTTTCGAAAATGGTTGGCTATGCGCTCAAGGTTTGTGTGCAATGTTTGGTTCCTCATAGAATATATCTGACAGTTATGTGGTTCTTAATCGTAACTGTCAAAGAAAGTTTTTATGAATTCTGGTCAAGGAGGAACTGAAACAATTTCTTGAACCTCAAAGGAGAAAGATAGGTGAGAGGAATGTGTGGCTTGCTAGTTGCTACCATATGCACCATTGTTAGTGAGGATACCGTGGTTCACAGCTTTACCACTCATTCTTTGATCCAATGTTGTCTAAATGCCAGGCTAGGTGCATCTTTCAATTTTGCACCAAGCTGTTGTTTTTCCTACTCCTgccttttctttgaaatttttattcCAACAAGGGAACGGAACTTAAAACACGCCAGCATGTAGCAATGTTTAATTTAGTTGCTAGCAGTTGAGTTCTTTAACTTAGAAAGTTTCTCTTGGTGCTTATTTGAAATTTGCAACCTATCGTATTTGAGCTGCTTCCGGATTGGTCTTTCTTTTCCATGACACAAATTTCTTATTGTCCAGGCAGCAGAGACACTTGAGAAAGAGGGAATTAGTGCTGAGGTAAATTGATGCTAGATGGAACACAAAGTTATCATAAATTGGTGTTTCTGATAGGAGGGTGATAGTAACTGATCTTGTTAATGCAGGTTATAAACTTACGTTCCATTAGGCCACTGGATAGGGCCACAATCAATTCTTCTGTCAGGAAAACCGGCAGACTGGTAACAGTTGAAGAAGGATTTCCTCAGCATGGTGTTGGAGCTGAAATCTGGTTTGTATTTTTCCTTCAATTATtatgtggggggggggggggggggtctgCATACATCATTACATCCTACTTGTCTCTGACCCgccccactgcgggagccttgtgcacggtattgtttaccttttttaattCTTCCTTCGATATTTTCACTTCTGAAAGTAATCAGGGCACCATATTCTGTTTCTTATTCTTAACAGCACATCTGTAGTTGAGGACAGCTTTGGTTATCTTGATGCCCCGGTTGAGAGAATCACTGGAGCTGATGTTCCCATGCCATACGCTGCCAATCTTGAGAGAATGGCTGTCCCACAGGTCAactctcttctctttttttactGCTAGAATACTTTTACAAGCTGCTGTGGATCAAGGCACTCCATttgtcacattttttttttttctctttccctTTCAACGTATTGGGGCGGTAATAAGTGTTCTTTCTATACAATAGCCATATCGCATATGCATGCTGGGAGCTGTGTCCATTGGAATTGGTCCATTGGAATGCTTTCTACTAGTAGAGGCTTCAGGTCGTCCTAGTGCTAATTATTTTGCATTGAATACTCTTCGGATTTTGGGTTTTGTAGGTTGAAGATATAGTCCGTGCGGCCAAGAGAGCTTGCTACAGATCTGTCCCAATGGCAGCAACTGCCTAAAAGACTCTTAAAACTGTCTTATTGCTATCTTTTCAATCCAGGTTGGTTCTACGTGGCTGCATTCTTCTTTAAGTGCATCTCCTGTCACATATAAGCCATACAGTATATGCAAGACTTTGCCTAAAGTCTAGGCCTCCATCATGTGTAATAATCTTGTTTTTCTCTCCCCActcccaacttttttttttcttttctggaaATGGAGTCattgtacattttttttaaccttcGCCAACACTTTTGGGGAGGAATTGGTCATCGAATAACTcggagaagagaaggaagagatggCGGGAAATTTTGTGGCTTTGTTGTGTTAATTCGTTGAGTTACGTAGGAATGATACTATTACTATAGTTGGAAGCAAAAATTCACATTTTAATTTGGACTGCTGTTCTAGTCCTCCTTTCTGATCCGAGAAGTGCTGTCGCTGCTCTTTCCGAGATTGTTTTCTGATAAATATTTTGTCTAGCTTGATCAGTTCATGGCCTGAAGGGGTGAGACGATATATTTTCTGCCTTGGGGTATGCTCTATAATCTCGTAAGAGAGATGCATTGCAGGATGATCCGAGATGGTAGATTTTCTTGAATGAATTTTTCGTCAGAAAATTTGTATCAAACCGAGTTAATCATCAAACTGATTGATTGATCAATTATTGTCTAATTATTGTCTAATATATGTTAGTGAGGACTAAtcgagaaccaaaaaaaaaaaaaaaaactaaaccatCAATAATCATCGATCGGTTAATTGATTGTACACACCCTactttcaaggaaaaaaaaaaccttgaataaaaaaatgtaattggaGAGGTCAACTTAATaacttaatatttatttatttattagtgATAATTCATTTCCCGTTTCTTGGTCCTTATTCTTCTAGTTCTTTCAATCAAATTGAATTCACAAAAGACGCCTTAAACGAAGAggaattttgtattttgtatatgtgtgtacgtatatatatataaagagagagaagattattttatttttctgacgaaaaataaataagagtTTGATAGTTGTCTTTGGGCCATTTAAACTTCACGCAcagttttcattttcttctgcaaTAGGAAAATATATATGAGAAATCCCAGTCttatttagtaatattacaCCCACATAGAAGTAGTGGTAGAGTCATATTCAATTCATCAAGCTTTTAGATTTTGGATCTTGCAAGAATGTGGTCACTATTGCTCCTgcaaaaatttgaagaaaaaaaataataataaatttaagtatcatatataaatatataatattcacATTTGATAATATAAAcaataaatcaatcaatcaataaagCCCATGAACTGGCCCAATTAAGAATGGAGATTGGGGAGTCATTATTAATATTGAAGCAGATAAAATTAGAACGGTAAAGCTATGTATCTCTAACAAATTTAATCAtaataacatgtaattagacaacgtaaagatgaaagtcaatgtaattagacaactgCAGCGTTACGTATTCCTAACAAATTTAGTTATAATCAtacataacatgtaattagacaacataataacgaaagtcaatgtaattagacaacgtcttaatgaaatttaatgtaattaaagaacgtaataacgaaaatcaatgtaattagataatgtAATATTATTATGACCGGTTAtagaagaaattgttagggatatatagagttttcgAAATTCAAGTTAATCAGGTTTACCTGTTGAATTTTTGGAACGCACTGTCCCAGCCAAATTATTTTGAGAGACATCCCTGACAAAATAATTAACCAAGTATCAGCAAAACATACATAAtctttatatatttgtataagAAAAATGGGGGTTAACTCACAGGATCCTCAAATTTCCATATTGAACGAGATTAATGACACCTAATGGCAATGTTCCAGTCAAATAGTTACTGTTTAATCTCCTGCAAGAACACATTAatgcaaaataataaaaataataatttgtttaCTTGATTTAAATTAAAGGTTAAGGATATTGGTATTTtacaaaaatctcaaattgaTCAAGTTTCCGATGGATGATGGGATCACTCCAGAGAGCCGGTTCTGATAAAGGTCCAAGCTGACCAAGCTTGTTAAGTTGCCAAGTTCAGCTGGAATTGTGCCATTGATCTTGTTCGCATAAACCTCCCTGTGTGACACTATACAGTATCAGAAAATTTGTTCTAGAAGTTCTCTAATCCGCATTTTAAATCCGCACGAGAGAATTCCTAAATAAGACAGTGTGGACTTACAAGTACTGAAGATGGGTTAAGAGGCCAAGTTGAGGAATAAGTGGGCCTGAGAGTCCAGCATTGCCGAGGTCACTTCAATGAAGAAAAGGGGAATTCTAATATGAGAAGACAAACATGGAAGTCAAGCGGAAATGATACAGATCCAAATTGGAATTCCAGTTATCTCCGCTGTTCACTGGAATTCAAAATGGACGCACAGGATTCACATGAAATCCTGTGCGTACAACTTAGTAGTTGAGATAATTGAATATCAGATCAAGTGAAGTGAGGATAGAGAGAAACACAGCATACACTCTTGTAACGTTGTTATTTGAGTTGCAAGTGACGTGAAACCAAGTACATGGGTTGACGAGTGTCGGATCCCAGCTCTGGAGGACCATGTTTGGGTCTTTCAGTTTTACTTTCCAGGAATTCAGAACATCACCTGTTcataaaacaaatcaaatcaaatcaatgaAGCTCGGGAGGACGGAAATATATACATAGCAACTTAGAAATCCAAGAACAAATAAGCTTTGGTTGGGATGATGAATTTGACTGTAGTAACTCCTTCTAAATATAGGAGGTCGCACGCTCAGCAGTTACATAGAGTTGCGCGCATAAATACCTTCGAAGCTGCAATTGACTTGAAGAACCGCAACAGCAGCAAATAACAGAGAAACAAGCATTCGTGACGCCATCTCGAGCTTTAGCGATGACTAGTGGAAGAGAATTGGTAATGGAGGAGGATATGTTATATAGTAGTGAAGAGATCAAGTATCAGCATTGCTAGATGACTTGTTGAAGGAAGTTTGCAATATCCAAGATGGTTCCTTCATTTGTAGGACTTTGAAGAATTCAAAGGGGTTGATTGACCAAGTCAGTCATCTACAAAATGAGAATCCCATTCAAGGATTTGTCCATTTGAATACTCTCTAATTGACTTACGGGCTCCACTGCAATtacatttcaattaaagaagcAATAAGAAGAATCTTGGTTCCGGCTGCCGCTCAAAGTAAACACCACATGATACATATATTTGACCTTCCGTTGCAAGAATGATAAAAGAGCCCAGTTGGTATCTCAATTATTCTAGCTAATTACCGCGTTAGACGTATAGGATTCAAATGAATTCGCGAGTTatacatgtctcacatgatgcaaATGAAATCATACGCGTACAACTCAACAAATAAGATAActagaaggaaaaagaaagactATAGCCAAAATCCTTCTCACCATTGCTTGGATGCTTTTGGCTGGATGTTGAGATTCTTATCATAACTGTTTAGATATTAATTTCTATGGTAgattaagaaaaaaatacaaactagGGGTCAACttaatggggaaaaaaaaaataagacttGGTACATCTCATCTTCCAGAAGGTCCATTTCATTGACAGTCgtaaatttctttttattttattttatgtttatcgAAAAATCTGGGAACTAATTTATTAACCAACATAATTTAGCATgagttgaaatttgaaaaccGGACTAGGCAGAAGTCCAAGCCTCTGCAAGACTGCAATGGTGTTGAACGATGAGAGTAAAAGCACTgctaattaaatttaaaaattctCACAGATCAACATGTAAAATGCAAATATAATCTCTTTTAAGCTTTCACATTGTTTGACGGTTGTTGGTTTACTGCTTTTAAGCTTCTCAGATACAGCCCAGATATGTGTCAGATACGTGtcctatattttattttattttaagtggACACGACTCGGATACGTTGTGGACACAtttttaggtttaaaaaaaaaaacacatgattgCAGAGATggaggaaggagaagaagatgggaggaggaggaagaagaattaTTCTCATAGATGattcaaaaaaatgaacataAGACTAAGAAACCAATTTGACATGATGTCCAAGTGATACAACAGCTATCACACACCATGAAAAGGGGCTCGCGCTGGCAATTTAGAGCATGAAGGTAGAGCTGAAACTCATGGAGAAACTGTTATACTTGCAGAGATAAAGCTTATCAGCTCCGATTACATATGTATTGATAGAGACctacttttctctcttttatttgtgTTTCTAGTGACCTTTTGAACCAAGTTTGTCCCATCTATGTATATATTCTTATAATGTGATATATAAATGTCTTTGCCGTGTtcgtaatttaaaaaatatccaTGTCAAGGAGTCCGTAtcgtgtccgtgcttcctagctTCTCACTGTTAGAGAAGTCGTTTCATCTAATTCTTGCACTCTAACTCTGAAGCAGCAGCACCAAATGAGATTTATACCCCAAAGGATCAGACCATGCCAAATCTATACAAAGTCTATTGAAAATCCAGACTTGAACATGCCCATTGACAATAACCAgaacacttctaagaaactaaaagTCAGTCAGTATAGAAATACCACAATCTCAGTCAGTTCTAAATTCATATTCTGGTTTTCAACCTCTCTTTTCCTCTTAAAGTTTAAAAGTGACCAACCAATCATGGAAACCACCTGTATACTGTTAGCATCATAGCCTGTATGAAAAAACCACAACTTAAAACAACAGTCACAGACCATTTCAAGTGTCCAGGGTAATTAATCCTGGTTGCGCTCACAATTGCCTAAGGTCTGAACCCAGATGCAACAAGATTGGATTACAGGAGCCAAAGAACTTAGGAAGCTAGGTCAAGATGAGGAGAATAAATAATACAACTATACAAGGAGGAAAGCCAAAGCATCGACACACATAATAGTTGCAGAAGAATGATATTTGATACTGACACGAAGTTTCTTGACACGTAAATGCATGCATGGAAtacttcattttccttttattcCATGGAACTAAagcagagaaaaaagaagaagatagaagaTAGAAAgtacagacacacacacacacagagttgCCCACTTTGTCTTCTTTATTGATGAAGAAGCTTGGTATCATATTTTGACTCTCACAAATCACCAACTTTACATGCGTTGAAATCCTCCTAGCATAACCTCAGCAATTCATAAAAGACTTTAAAAAAAGACACAAACCAACTTCACCCATTACAGAATATCATTTGCCCATGATCGTGGAACCCATATTGTCCACCCAATGAGCATCAGACAACTTACATTGACTTGTGGCTTAGTTGGGCATGGACGTGTGGTTATGGGTTGATTTTGGAATTGGAATATGGTACCAATAAAGTGAGGGAAGGAAAACAAGAAAGGAGAGAGGTCAGGCAGAACAACTCTTCAGGgtattcaaagttcaaatggCCTTGAAACCTCTATGGTTTAGAGaaatgttcaaacaaacaaGAAGATGCTAACATAACCAAACATGATCTAAATATCTCTTCAAATATTTTTGTTCTGAGGCCTCTAGTCAAGTTTCCATTCTTTTTCAAGGTAAAAAGAAACACAGAATTAAAAGATACAGGAAAAAAGATAAATTGCTGATATACAAGTACATACACAGTGGCATCACATGAACCGTTAGAAGTTTATAAAGTGGAGAGCTATTGTTCAAACAACAATCTAAATCTCAATTCTTTTTCCCTTCAAGAACTTCTCATAAACAATTTCGACGAACCtcttattttgtttcttcactCTTGTCTTGAAAAAAATgttcaagaaaacaaacaaagtaaGAACATAACTAAGCAGGATATGGATAtttgatagagtcgtgcccatacacgctcagcacccaaggcccaaccgacacccacccatatgggccggctgtacccaaggcctcccaggccatactagaaaaccttgggtactaagggaggcccatacctccccctataaacaacaccttagctcccacatctttcgatgtgggacaatcctatcaataccctccccttcaagaccaacgcccacgttggtcgtgcaccatggccgaccactccggcaggcgcacccGTTGGTCGTgcaccatggccgaccactccgacaggcgcacccccgttggtcgagcaccatggccggccactccacaggcgcggccccaagttgaaagcacaacaggatcatgctccgataccattgatagagtcgtgcccatacacgctcagcacccaagggccaaccgacacccacccatatgggccggctatacccaaggcctcccagcccatactagaaaaccttgggtactaagggaggcccatacctcccccctataaacaacaccttagctcccacatctttcgatgtgggacaatcctatcaatattTCACCAAACTCTATATATTATCTTCGCATGGACCAGACAGGGAACTTGGACAGCTTAAGTTGGGTCATGCAAGTCTCAGGAATATATTCCACAACAAGGAACTGAGAGGATTGGAATCATGCAAATCAATGATGCTTAAAGGATCCAGATCTAATCCCAAACTATCATCGACTATAAATAGAATGGTTGAAGACAGAGCATTGTATCTCAGCATCAACATGCAAAAAGAAGACAATTTTTTAGTGACTTATTTCTAAGGAAGTGATGTCCTACATGAGGATAAAGAGTCTTGTTTTGTAGCCAAGGATGACTTGCCTGAAGCCTCGCTAGGAACCTAGAAAAAGATATTAGGGTCCTTAAGTGGCATTACAGGCAGTCTCCTTGGCTACGAGACTGGCTCTTATTTCTCATGCTCGACCTAATCTTCTACATGGGTTGCTCTTGAAGGATTACTCCATCATCTCCTCCCCATGTATACTTTCATGAAGAAACCAATAAAGGTAGAAAGGTACAtgtttaaaaccctaaaaaacacaTGCTCATAGGCTGTGTAATGACGTAGGGATTTCAGCCTGCTCTCAACCTATACATCGAGCAAGATCTTAGTTCAATTTTACATTGTAAACGCGTTGAATGCAAGCTTGATTATAAGGCTCATTTCACATACCACAGAATAAAAATCGGTGAAACTCAATTTATACGTACGAGAGCTTTCATATACTTGAAGAGATGCACTTAAATTATAAACTCTCAAGTAAATTTTATTGTACACTTATAGCGTTTACATTCTAACAGATTGGTGACAGATTTAAGTAATATTTCATTTTTAGTGGAAGCTTGATTCCAATCAAGTTTGAGCCACTAATTGAATCCAATTTTGAGTTTAACTttgagctcttttttttttttgaacatgatTCGAGCGTTTACCTAAGCTGGCAAGCACAACCGAGTTTGAACATCCAAAACATCACTCGGTTAAAAAGCCAAAAGCCTGGGGATTTTTGCATCTGTCAACAAACTTGGCATTGGACAAATTAATTCGGATATggaatggcaaaaaaaaaaaaagaagatattttcAGTATCAAGCACTTTGTTATCTAAGATTTCtgccaaaaatattttttcccaCCGTTCACTGTGAGCAATTGTTTGTTCAGAATTCCAA
This genomic interval carries:
- the LOC120007699 gene encoding leucine-rich repeat protein 1-like, producing the protein MASRMLVSLLFAAVAVLQVNCSFEGDVLNSWKVKLKDPNMVLQSWDPTLVNPCTWFHVTCNSNNNVTRVDLGNAGLSGPLIPQLGLLTHLQYLEVYANKINGTIPAELGNLTSLVSLDLYQNRLSGVIPSSIGNLINLRFLRLNSNYLTGTLPLGVINLVQYGNLRILDVSQNNLAGTVRSKNSTGAIVTTFLQDPKSKSLMN
- the LOC120007698 gene encoding pyruvate dehydrogenase E1 component subunit beta-1, mitochondrial-like; the protein is MWGVVSQKVLAQSLQRLRPAASAWRGFASGTKEINVREALNSALDEEMSADPKVFLMGEEVGEYQGAYKISKGLLEKYGPERVLDTPITEAGFTGIGVGAAYYGLKPIVEFMTFNFSMQAIDHIINSAAKSNYMSAGQISVPIVFRGPNGAAAGVGAQHSHCYAAWYASCPGLKVLSPYSSEDARGLLKAAIRDPDPVVFLENELLYGESFPVSDEVLDSSFCIPIGKAKIEREGKDVTITAFSKMVGYALKAAETLEKEGISAEVINLRSIRPLDRATINSSVRKTGRLVTVEEGFPQHGVGAEICTSVVEDSFGYLDAPVERITGADVPMPYAANLERMAVPQVEDIVRAAKRACYRSVPMAATA